A region of the Chroicocephalus ridibundus chromosome 1, bChrRid1.1, whole genome shotgun sequence genome:
TGAagtcttgatttttctgaaggATCCCCTGGGAGATGGTCCCCGTGGGATCCCTGTCCCTTTAGACGTCGGATGGCTTTACGAGGCCCTCTGACTGCTACCCACACTAGTTCCAACCTACCACGAGCTCAGCCTCAGCCTGTACTGTCTTGAGGACAAGAAAGGCTGACAAGGCCAATCCTGCCCTGACACCTACAACTTTTTGCATACACAGGCAGTGTGACACTTCATGCAGGGAAACCGTACCAGGGAGATGATAGGGTAGGTAGGAAAGGTCTTTTCCCAAACACGCCATGGGAAGTGAGAAGAGCACACCCCAGTGGGGCCAAGCTGCTATCTTTCCGTGCCTGCTTGCAGATAGCACCAGAGACCTCCTCAGAGCTCAGCATAGCATCCTTATTCCCTCACCGGCTGCATGGTGCCCCCAGCAATGATTACAGCACGGCATTCTTCCACCACCTTGGCAAAGTGGACAGCTGGATTCAGCAAGAGGAATTTCAGGCTGCTCTGACCAACTGTgcctgggaaaaggagagagacaaCATCAGGAACTAGCTGTGACACACAGGGATATGAGGAgattctccctcctgccctgggcactgtGGGAGGTCCCCACCTCTCAAAGCAAGGACTGGCTATTCAACACtcccaggggcagcagcaggtaACACCAACCTGGAAGTTACCTTCTGCTTCCAGGCCTTCCTGGAGCAGTAGAAGAGGTGCAGTAAATCGCAAGACAAAAACTGACATCCAAAACGGGAGCAGAGCTTGGCAAACCCTGGCCCCAGTGCCCTTGGTTAAGATTCCTTTGGGTTCATGAGCATCCTCAGACAGACCAAGCCTGCCAGTCTGCATCATGGACGGCACACATATGTTGCCACAGGCTCCCCCCAGGCTCAGGATCTCCTCCCCCACTGCCAGTGAAGCACCCTGCTTGCGACTTATGCCACCTTCTCCCCAGCTCACCCTTTCTAGTACCTTGCCTGTTGAGAATGACTCGGCCATCTTGGTTTGCATTTGTGAGGGCTGAGAGAAATCCTTCAATCTGCATCAGTGGAGAGGCAGTTCGGAGCTGCTCATTCTCAGGCTCCACGGGAGGGCTCTGGGGAGTACCTGCTGGTCCGAAGAGAAGGCAACTTAGGCCACATTTCCGAAGACAGGGACTAAGCATGAAATACAGATGGGTCCCTTCTACAGGAACATGATACCTAGTCTACATATGCAGGCAGAGAACAAAGATCcaataaagaagaaaacccaaattcTGTCTCATTGCTAGgataaaagcagcagctctggctttTGTAGCTGGCACCACTAAACAGAGCTACCCGCAGTAGCTCAGGTCCCAGAGCCATCAGCTCACAGCAGTGCAAAGCCTGAGCGCATGCAGTGTAAACACAGAATCGCATCACCattcagcttggaagggacctcaggagatcttCTAATCATATGTATAGTTGCCTTAGTCATCTAGTCAGATATATTAAAAACCACCTGTGCAGGACAGCTTCTGCAGTCTCTCGTTCTTCCTATCTgcctcccccctttcctcctgCAGAGAGATGCAGCTTCCGCATCCTCACTTTGTCTGCAGATGCACAAGTGGAAGATGTCTGAACTCACCTTCTTTATCAGATCCCTGCTGGAGGGTCAGAAGAAAGTTCTGCAAGCCAGCCAACTTCTGGTTCTCCTTGTTGGTCTTCACAGCTGTGGCAGGGCCTCCATATCGCTCCACAAACCCAAAAAGCTGCCAAGCAAAAGCCAGTAAGACTAAGACTACCAACAGCAGAATCAGACAAGATAAAAACAGGTTTGCTGACCTGCCACAGAAAAAATTCCTTGGTAGGTGTTTGCAAACCAGCCCAATCCCAATCTATCAGCCCAGAGCTCCCATTACTTCCCTCCACTCTTCGAATCAGACCCAAAGCCAGTCTCTGATGCTCGTTCCCccagtgcagtgcagtgcagccTACCAGGCTGGTGAGTTTGAGGCCAAGCAGCATGGAATTAGCACCCACTGGAATACTGTGGTACACCATGTTGTATGTTTCTTTGCTGCATAAACAAAGAATAACCTGCCCATACGGTGCTTTTTGCAAGAACCATTTTGTTTGCAGAGGAGAGCAAGGCGGAGAAAACAggctcccactcccagctgctgcATCTTCCACTTGAAACTCAATGTGGAAACAGCATTTGAATGCTGTTGACCATAAAGCCTCAGGGGCAGTACCTTCCTACTGATGAGGCTCTTCTCACAGTAACGCTGAACCTGttggaggaaaacagaaaaaatgaactgGCATTCAGCATCCCTTCTCCCATCCTGCTGCCCTTGATCCCTGTCCAGCAGGGATATCACCTGACGTTCTTGATGCGCTTTTGGGGAGGGTTGCACAGTTCTTTGTGAGTGTTGCCTCCCAGACAACAACTTATTACAAAGGCATTGCTTCCAGGGTGGAAACACATGGTGTTAAGGTGCTGCGTTTGGAGGTTCGAGGGACGGGTTCGGTTACTGGAGTAGTATAGTTTCTTCATCCTCAACCCTTACAGTTTAGCTTTGTCTACAGGCAGCCTCCGCACTCGTACATGTTTAATTGCTTGCTTCCCTCTACCCCAAGACCACCTATCCAGCTTTAATGCCCAGTTATCCAGACAGCAGTGGAAGAGATCTATACATTGGAGAGGTGGGGAGAATCTGCTTGAAAGCAGGTTCTGCCACGTGAGCCttggctctgcttccagctctcaCACACGTTTCCTGATAACCTTGAACAAGTCACCACTACCCGTCCCCCAGCGGGCAACAACATCTGCATTACCTTGAAGAGGTTGATATTGTCAATCTGGCTCTGAAATAGAAAGTCATTGATGGATTTTAGCACTGTCCCTGAAAGAAAacgggggaaaggagaaaaaaaaattattagctgCTGGGCCTGCAGGTCCTTACTGCCCACCTCCATGTCCCTGACTGATGACTGCATACCCTAGGTGTTCACTCCAGTCTTACCTGTTTGGGAAACTGCCTGACAGTTAGGATTTTGTTTCACATTACCTGTAAAACACGAAACCAAGTCAAGGAAGGCTTACAATGGGTCCGTCTTAAAATTAAGCGAAAGACTAACAACTGAGCTGAAAGTGACACTGCACCAGGACAAAACCCAAGAAATAACTATACATCTGCAAAACGTACCTATACAAACAAAACATCAGCTCCTGCTCAGTTTCAATTTCCCCCGTAAGGTAGCCCTACATTGTAGGAcaagcatgctgctgctgcatcctaaGAAACAGCACCTACATTCCTTCTGtagcaggaggcagcaggtaGGGTGGGTGCATAGAAATGCTCACACACTACACAGTCATCATGCTGCAAAGATGAAGGGACAGGGACTGCAATGCACCCCTCACCCCTCCTCAATGCAGCAAGCGGGGAGCTGGGAAGTGCATAGGCTGGCAGGCGattgggaagagaggaaaacctgAGGACAGCTGCACGCCCAGACCCCGACAGCCAGAACAGGATTAATTGCTGCCACTCACTGCGTTTTATGTCCTAGTGTTTAACACCCACCTCACATCTCGCTTTTGCGGCCTCAATCATGAAGCTGTACACAGGCTGCTTTTTCTAATGAAAGCACTTAACTgagggtgaggaagagaagagtggCAGGAACAGAGTCGGAAGAGAAGTACATGCttgagagaaaggcagagagcaCCACCAGGCCCCTGCCCCAAAGAGCTGCATTTCCTCTGGGCAAGGAGGAAGCTCTTTATGAATTTACGGCAGGCTCTCCTCAAGACACACTGAGGTCTCGCAAACAGATCATTAGAGGAAAGGGGTGCTGAGAATTACAGTGgatttaaaaatcacagcaaaataatattttctcacAAAGGAAAGGCACCACTCAAGAAAAACCCCTTCTGCAGAGGCACGCCTGACACCGGTAGAGGCCGTGTTACCAGACTGCCCAGAAGATTTATTCTGTGCAGCTGTTGTGCTGTCCTGATCACTGTCACACATCTGTTGTATTCCTCACTTAGCATTCTACCTCATCCCCACTCAAATCAGATCTGAAAaccacacagaaagagaaggaaactgCCTCTATCAACTTATGATGTCATGTGCTGCTCCTCAGCTAATCAAACAAAGACAGGGGTTCAGGCAGACACCAGTCAACATCCCCATGTTACTAAACAGcctgagaaataaaattactggcaTCTAAACCTATAAATGTGCAACACTTCCCCAGTctctgcagaggggaaaggggaacaGTGCTCTGAGGAAGCACCAAGTAGCTCAGAGCCTTTCAGCATCCCTGGAGACAGAACAGGTTTACTTACCTCCCAGCACggccacaaactgctccagcaaaTACAGGATCTGCTTAATGTACATCAAGTTCTTTGCCTTCAAACGTTTCCTATGAAAAAGGAGACAGGTATTAGGCCCCAAAACATCTTCAGGGACTAACTCAAGCTGAGCTGCAGAGACAAGTGCCTGAACTCCCCTTCATTTTGGGGAGACAGGAACCAAGAACAATTTCCCCCAGGCTCACTCTCCCTATTTGTAACAGGGCACAGACCCCTCGATATCCTGCCCAAGGTCACCCTAGAGCACTCACCCATGCACCCCACACTGTTCCTACCATCGCCCTTCCCCTCACACATTAATTACAGTTTGTTTATTACAATGGCAGTGATGTCTCAAGTCCCTGCTGCAATAATGCTCTGCAAATGCAAAGTTATTAGCATTAGATAGAGCACAATAATCAACCACTGCAGGGACGACAAGATGCAAGATTTGGCCAGAGCCAAAAACTACATAtagcttcctcctcctcagagctTACTGCCTCTGCCATAATGCCAGTAGCACACGAAAGGCTAAGGTCCAAGACAGACATGAAAGACTGAACCTTTTGAAACTCTGCATCACAAAGCAGGAGCGATTAGAGGGAGATACTGGGAAAGGAACTGAGAGCATAAGGAAAAAACCAGAATCCTCAGGGTATTCCCCTTCTCACTGCTTCATACCAGCCCCAGGAGTCCGACTTAGACGGATTCTAGACAGAGATAATGAAGCAAGTGGCTTTTTATCTGCAAAGTATTAATGCAAATAACTTTCCACcagggaaaagcaagaaagacCTTGTAGACATGAGACAAGCCATGGCATTCACACTGCCTGCCACTGCCGCGCTATTTTCCTCAGAGATCCTCACCTGTACCGCTCCATGTACTGCAACAGCTGGGAGTGGGCACAGCACAGCTAcacgagcaaaaaaaaaaaggagctgttaTTACGAAGGAGTCAAGAAAGGGCGCTCCGCTGGATGCAGAGCTCACTCACGGTTAACAAGTCAGGCTGTGACTCACCTGAGAGCCACTGACCTCCGCACTATGGATACAGGTGATGGTGTCTATGAGGTTGTGGGCCTCATCAATGATTACGACCTGGTCCTTCAGCTTGATCCCAGCAGCGTTCCTGGTAGGCTCATGCAAGAGCATCTGATAGGGCAGCACCACCAGCTACAGGAGAAGCACACACTGCCCTGATTCTAGCTCTCATCCTTACAAACGGAGGGCACTCCCCAGCCACTCATTAAAGGCCCATATCACTTGGCCTCGCAGAATTTGGTCAAGTTACTTATTCTTATTATGGAAAAGgtaggaagagagacaggagcacATGCTTGagaggggcactgggatgtaAGCTAAAGAGAAATGACTATGCTACAACTGCGTATCGGCTCAGGTTACCTTCCGAACCTCCTTTGAAGCACTGAATGCACGTCTTCTGATAGAGAGCCAAGCAAGGAAGAAGAGCAGTGACAAGAACTAAGATTACACCCATGTACCCGTATTGCCTCACTGTTATTGAGCCTTTCAAGTATTTTAGAGTGCTGAGACGTACTCCCAGCCTCCCTACTAACTTCAAATGGGtattctcattttcctttgctttcccagcAAAGCTACAGCTGACAGAAGCACAGCCTGTTTACAAACTCCCACAATATTGAGTAACAGTACTGGGGAGAGCAAGTAATTGGTTTATTCTTAGAGCCTCTGGCATTAATTCTGCTAAAACTGTGTACATCTTACCTGAGCAGCAGGAATGGCGTATCGACTCCCATAATATGGGCAGGCTTTGGTCTCCCTTCCCAAAGCCACCAACTGCTCAATATCCTTCACTTCCACTAGAACTTCATCACGGAGAAACTGCATTTGCTCATAGGAATAAAATGGGCATACAGTGCGACTCACACgtctcttcttcccttccatcTCTTCATCACTCTTCTTTTCTAAGagcagaaatcaaaacaaagctgTGAGCAACACATAGCCTAAAACAACCACTTTGCAGAATATCCTGGATTTCAAAGCAGGCTTTGTCATGTGTATTTTTGACCTATCATGTATTTAAATACTATTCAGCAGTAACATTTCCATCTCTGCAGTGGACACTACTCTTACCAGTTAAGATTTACCCACGTGACGTTTCCCAACGTTTCTAGTACTGAGTTACAAAGACAGTTATCCTCCTTTGCGGAAGTCCTGACCAACTTAAGACACTCAGAAAACACATACAGTTCTCAGCACCCTAGCCTGGAGGACAAGAAAGTAAAAGCACTAAGGATCTTTAGCTCTGCTCCTCCAACGTGCCATTTTCAAGCTCCTACCACTCTCTTGCTAGAACTGATCGACAGAGCACACTATGTCCACACTCTCATTTAGCAGCAATTGCTTCCCCAGGCTGGAAGTGTTTCCTACCATGTTTGTTCTTTTGCATCTCCATGCAGCGGTCATTGATGAGCTGGAGAGCCCCCAAGCGTCGCACCTCCTCATTCACACACAGGTTCTTGGACATGCAAAGAGAGGAAGCGGTAGGGGGTCATTAAGCACCGAGTGCCCCCGTGTACACCctttactgtaaaataaaagatttctttaaagCAATCTCAGGCCAGATTCTGGAATGGAAAAGTCTATCGGTAAGACATTGTGCATACTAACTGCTACAAATATGCTCGAAACCCATAAAAACTtatcaaggcaaaaaaaaaaaaaaaagagaaaaggcgCACTGAGACAGCTTACTGCTACATAACAGCTTCTAAAAAATGCTACCAGAAATAATACTAAGAGGAGCGCCTTGCCAGTGACTCAGACATCTGTAATCTTCCACATCAGAAAAGGTAAACCAGATTTTTGCATTTACATCAAAGGGTAAATGGCGAAAACACAGCTCACAGCAAAACAGGCATCGCACAGATCTGTGTCACGACACATGACTGCTTTAGTTTTTCAATGGGAGATTCAGTCAGTCCCTGAGATGCCCTCTGTGGTGTCACATCTACACACCTCCTCCCAAAGGTTCCCACATTAGGTTAACATGCACTCTGGGTTCCTTGTGAACAATGCCACGTACCTGCCTGGATCCCAAGGAAACCAGACGTGTGTCTTTGCCAAAAGGACTTTTTTGCACCTCCCGCACAAACTGAGACAGCTGGGAGTGAGTGCGGCTGCAGTAATAAATCTACAATGAGGAAGAACAAATGAAAGACAAGGAGAACATGGAAACCAATCCCCTCCCTACAACCAATCCTGCAAGGAAGCAGCTAAGCACCTAAACAGGGTTAATCTTGCTCAAGCCTTCAAAAACACAAGGGAAAGCACCTGTTGTCACCTTACAACTGCTGAGGACAACAGTTATATCTTTATTTTCTCCTATgcatttgtctttgtcttcctttaATTTTCCAAGGTCCCTATAATAACAGGGACTCACCATTGGAGCGTAATAAAAAACGGTCTCCTGCATTGTGCTTCTACAGCAAGCCACAGCAAAAATTCAGCAGTGTTAGCAGAGCAAGCTGCTTCGGCAGCCAGTGTAGTCCAGAAGGAGATGAGCACAGCAGAACTGGTTGCTATTATCAACAAACTTGGCAGTTCTTGAATGCTAGTTCCTAAATCCCTCTGTACTGCGTGACTCTGGGAAGGGTGCAAGGAAGCCATAATTCTGCTCACTCCTACACCGTTCTATGAGGTGGCACTATTTACTTTCCTCATCTCACCTTAGTCACATGCTCCTCTTccaaatcatcatcatcatcttccagcctaagaaaagagaaagctcaaATAGTTCCCTTTCAGCAGATCACTGACAGTTAGAAGCAAATGATGCTCTACTACAAGAGAGAGGTCTCAAGAGACATGGTTATGTCATCTCAAGAAGAGATCCTCAGATCTTAACTCaggaggtaaaagaaaaatcGACTTTTTAAGACTAGCGTAACAGTGCACAATCAAGTCAAGCCttgctctttaaaagaaaaatgtctgtagGGCTGTGTCTTTAGCAacttcaagaaatatttttttttcttttaaatctggtGTTTCTAAGCCCCAGGCACAAACTAATCAGTGCTATACTATTCTTTGGtgaacttatttatttatttttgtaaaactttCCCTTTAGAGACAATTTACCACCCTCGAGCTATTGCATAAAGAAAAGCTTCAGGAAGACATTTAGCTGCCATAGAGTTCCTCAAAGGCAACAGCAGTTTAATGTTTGATAACTACATATAAACGAAGTAGTTAAgcattttgcaatttttaagGCAGGAGAATCTGTCTAGATACTAATTagtaaatttgtattttaaatgtatttgactTTTCATGCTGAAGTATGGCTTCTGGCTTTCTGCATAAAGCAAACGTATGAGAAGAAGAGTGTGCATGAGGTTTTCATGCTGAAGCTTGGTCTTTAGAAATGTCAATATCTCTCCCTTTAGAGTATCAAAAGCACTAATGCCAGCACTAATCCGCAGGACCGCCAGCTTCCTCTGCTGCCCTGAGCtccattttgcttttctaatgCAAGGAACTTGATTTCAAGTCATTCACTCATCACCCAGAGGTGTTCTTTGGGAGTTCTTTGGGAAACCAGGTATGGATAAAGGCAGGACATTGCCACACATTTTAAGAAAGATGCACTGCCTCAGAAAACCCTTCAGGTCACTCTGAGCAGTCtaacaaaagcttaaaaaaccaaacaaaagaaaataccacaaaaccaccaaaccaaccaactaaacaaacaaacccccagaaCAGCCGCTACCTTACACAGCTTGAGTGGGAGAGAAACTCCAGATCTGCACAAATCACAGGTGTGTGTGATTTGTGCAGCCTTAATCAAGGCAAGccaaaaatgataaagaaaatgtttctttggcATAGAACTCCCTCAGTCCCTGTCCTTACCCAGTTACCACTTTCTTTTCTTCGTCACTCTCATACTCAGCAAGAATCAGCTCCTCCTCGTTGTGATCCAGCTGCTCTACAACATCCGCTCCAGCGCCCTCTGAAAGAACCTCCTTGCTGAGCTGAAGAAGACGTTTTGTCTCATCCTCCTCAGATCTCTGAGAGGAACACACGATCACATCATTGCTCATGCAGTGAGAGAGGTAGGACACTCATTGCCTTATGCCACAGACAGGTCAGAAAACAGCAGAGTCCCTCACCCGTAACACAGGGAATGGCTTGCTGGGTAAACCCCCAGCAGGACAAGCAAACTGTATCAAGGGTGTCTGAAGCTGTTCAGCTCCACAGAATGCAGCTGTTACCAACAACCAAAGACTTGCCCGCACAGTCATATACGAAGGGGGAAACATGAAGAACCTCCTAtgcaaaaggcctaccaatagaTCCTGAAACAACAATATCCGTGTAATCCAGTATTAGTTGCTTAAAGCGGTCCACAAAAGATGTCTGCCTGAGAAAAAACTGTGTGTAAATAAACTCAACCAACCAAATGTATAAGGACATAATCAAACACTCTGTCTACGCTTCAGTCAAAGCTAGGATAAACTCAGCGTCTGTTTCGGTACACAGAGCACAAGActtctcttgctgttttttctCCAGTTATGTGGTTCTTATTCTAATGTAGGTCTACCCTTCTACAAAAATTCCATTAAACTTTTTAAGAATAGTTTTCTGATTAACTTTTGAGTTCTGATAAAGAAGAgttcatttttcagtctgaaaacatTATCTTCCAACTTCAGTGACCGTTCTTTTACCACAGCATTATACAGAAATGCAGTAAGTGAGCACTACAGAGGAGACAAATCAGTTGTTTTCCCAAATCTCTATAATATTtctctaatttccttttttcctttttatcaagCTTCTCATTTCACATGCTCTTCATCCTCTTTTAAGAGACAAAAAGTTCTTTGTTCcgcttgttttttgtttgctgttcacTCCTGAACCTTTGCTATTTCTGCCATATCCTTTTAATAGAAGTTGACCAAAACGTAACAGAGCACTTGACATAGAGCACACTAGAAACTAATAGCCTGGCAGCCTAATAAATTTGCCTGTTTGGGGACTTGAAGTGGCTATTTCTCGGAAGTTTGACTCATACCATCAAAAAGCTCTTAAAGTCAAGAGTACTGAAACCAGTTCACCCATCTAAACGACAGGAAAATAGATGTCTCAACTTTTTGTACGTAGAAAAGAGACATTTCTGAACAACACAGtcatgttttctgtgaaaataaacaaatacaatcaTTCCCTAGCGGTGAACAAAGTACAACCTGGCTTTTTTTGAGGGAGGTTTCTGTTCCCATGATCTTAAATTTAATCCCAGCTCTACAGGTTTTATTCCAGAAGTACAGAGTGTTCGCACATGCTCATAAAACAGAgagctttctaaaaaaaacaaattcaagtattaaagcttttaaaacacaaGCAGAGGGCCAGAAGGCCATCAGAACACAGACCCTTTCTATCCACACGCAAATGTTGTCACGGGAAATTCTCTATGCGCAAAGTGTTTTTCACAcctgtactttaaaaataaaacctaaccAAAAATTTTGAAAGGCCAATGTACGCAACCAAATACAAAGAGCTCCCCAAAAAGACGGGTtggaaaattcagagaaaagtTGCAGATATAAGCAACTATGAACAACACTTGAGGTAACCAAAACAGAAAGCTCTAATCTCTGCGGGATAACTCACCTTCCTCTTTGCTGCATATTTTAACTGCACGTTATGGCGGATTTTCTCAAGACGTTCTTCTCGCTTTTTCCTCCTGATCTGCTCTTCCTAAAATAAAAGGAGAGTGAAGGAAGGATGAAGTGTATTTAGCCCTAAACCCCGGGTACAATTACTTTCCTGTGCCCTGGTGCCATGGTttaacaataatggaaaaggaaaataataataataataataatgacacaagtcgcTCTCACTGCCCAGTGAATTGGaaccatcctgagcagtgatcacggATCCCATGCCCctgccaacccccatttatatactgagcaggACGTCTATGGCACGGAAcattccattggccattctgtTGTGCTGTCTCTATTCCTTCTCAGCTTTtataggaagctgaaaagagtccctgaaaagcataaacatcgcttagcagcaactaaaacaatatgcattactgacattcttttcacagcaatcactagaaaaaattaactctttcccagctgaaaccaggccACGTGGGTAAAGGAAAAAATTAGCTTTGAAACAAAACTGTCCACGCACTGCCCCTTTCTCCTGAAATGCTATTATGTTactgtgtggccagcaggtcaagggagatgattctgcccctctactccactctggtgagacctctggtggagtactgtgtgcagccctggagtcctcagcacaagaaggacatggacctgttggaatgggtccagcagagggccatgaagatgatcagagggctggagcaccagtgctatgaagacaggctaagagagttggggttgttcagcctggagaagagaaggctccagggagaccttgtagcggccttccagtacctaaagggagcctacgggaaggatggggagggactttttatcaggcaGTGTTATGATAGCACATGGGATAACagcttcgaactgaaagagggtagatttaggttcgatatcaggaagaaattctttactgtgagggtggtgaggcactggaacaggttgcccagagaagctgtggatgccccatccctggaagtgttcaaggccaggctggatggggctgtgagcagcctggtctagtgggaggtgtccctgcccagggcagggggttggaactagatgatctttaaggtcccttccaacccgaaccattctgcgatCCTATGTTCAGAGCAATACAGTTTCCTATGTTATGCAACCTGCACGGCAATGCCTCATTCCTCCTAAGTGAAACAAAGTCCCGTGAAAGACAAAGACCAGCACCAAAGCACCAAAGTTTGCCTCACTTCTTTTTCCAGCCACCACCCAGGCTATCAGCTTTCTGATCCTCACCCCTACTTATTTTATCCATCCTCTACATACAAGCATATGACCTTTAGCCTGTCCACCATGTCCCgctcttctttcttctgcacaAATGCCGTAACCCAGTCCGGTTCCCCAGCCGTGTCCTTGCTCTCCGGGTCTCCCGGCTCGGCTGAagtcagctgctgcttcttcttcttctcctcctgcccGCTCTCCTCCAGCGCCAGAAGTCTcgcttcctcctgctgctttttctcctggAAGTCCCGGAGCCAGGAGAGGGCCCCGCAGATGAGGCTCAGTGATTTTCCCTGCCGGAGAGAAGGGGCATGGAGCCCTGCcgtcccctgcagcgctgcccccGCCACGGGGGCCACCCGCCCACTGACAGCCCCCTCCGAGCGGCACCGGGCCCAGGCCTTGCCGCTTTCCCCG
Encoded here:
- the DDX11 gene encoding ATP-dependent DNA helicase DDX11 isoform X1 produces the protein MESGEAAAAPAGGRFPFPYTPYLIQERFMAALYGALEAGRVGIFESPTGTGKSLSLICGALSWLRDFQEKKQQEEARLLALEESGQEEKKKKQQLTSAEPGDPESKDTAGEPDWVTAFVQKKEERDMVDRLKEEQIRRKKREERLEKIRHNVQLKYAAKRKRSEEDETKRLLQLSKEVLSEGAGADVVEQLDHNEEELILAEYESDEEKKVVTGLEDDDDDLEEEHVTKIYYCSRTHSQLSQFVREVQKSPFGKDTRLVSLGSRQNLCVNEEVRRLGALQLINDRCMEMQKNKHEKKSDEEMEGKKRRVSRTVCPFYSYEQMQFLRDEVLVEVKDIEQLVALGRETKACPYYGSRYAIPAAQLVVLPYQMLLHEPTRNAAGIKLKDQVVIIDEAHNLIDTITCIHSAEVSGSQLCCAHSQLLQYMERYRKRLKAKNLMYIKQILYLLEQFVAVLGGNVKQNPNCQAVSQTGTVLKSINDFLFQSQIDNINLFKVQRYCEKSLISRKLFGFVERYGGPATAVKTNKENQKLAGLQNFLLTLQQGSDKEAGTPQSPPVEPENEQLRTASPLMQIEGFLSALTNANQDGRVILNRQGTVGQSSLKFLLLNPAVHFAKVVEECRAVIIAGGTMQPVADFREQLLSCAGVDPARVVEFSCGHVIPPENILPIILCSGPSNQQLEFTYQTRDLPQMMDETGRILCNLCNVVPGGVVCFFPSYEYEKQVYAHWEKTGLLTRLAAKKKIFQEPKKTNQVEQVLVEYAKCIKRCSQAGGQMTGALLLSVVGGKMSEGINFSDDLGRCVIMVGMPYPNIKSPELQEKMTWLDKTMPRAAGQAPSRVLIENLCMKAVNQSIGRAIRHQKDFASILLLDHRYARPAIFNKLPQWIRERTQVKPAFGSAFAELRKVGTFILCTATKTVSCCTHLYFPQTFTLE
- the DDX11 gene encoding ATP-dependent DNA helicase DDX11 isoform X3 — encoded protein: MESGEAAAAPAGGRFPFPYTPYLIQERFMAALYGALEAGRVGIFESPTGTGKSLSLICGALSWLRDFQEKKQQEEARLLALEESGQEEKKKKQQLTSAEPGDPESKDTAGEPDWVTAFVQKKEERDMVDRLKEEQIRRKKREERLEKIRHNVQLKYAAKRKRSEEDETKRLLQLSKEVLSEGAGADVVEQLDHNEEELILAEYESDEEKKVVTGLEDDDDDLEEEHVTKIYYCSRTHSQLSQFVREVQKSPFGKDTRLVSLGSRQNLCVNEEVRRLGALQLINDRCMEMQKNKHEKKSDEEMEGKKRRVSRTVCPFYSYEQMQFLRDEVLVEVKDIEQLVALGRETKACPYYGSRYAIPAAQLVVLPYQMLLHEPTRNAAGIKLKDQVVIIDEAHNLIDTITCIHSAEVSGSQLCCAHSQLLQYMERYRKRLKAKNLMYIKQILYLLEQFVAVLGGNVKQNPNCQAVSQTGTVLKSINDFLFQSQIDNINLFKVQRYCEKSLISRKLFGFVERYGGPATAVKTNKENQKLAGLQNFLLTLQQGSDKEAGTPQSPPVEPENEQLRTASPLMQIEGFLSALTNANQDGRVILNRQGTVGQSSLKFLLLNPAVHFAKVVEECRAVIIAGGTMQPVADFREQLLSCAGVDPARVVEFSCGHVIPPENILPIILCSGPSNQQLEFTYQTRDLPQMMDETGRILCNLCNVVPGGVVCFFPSYEYEKQVYAHWEKTGLLTRLAAKKKIFQEPKKTNQVEQVLVEYAKCIKRCSQAGGQMTGALLLSVVGGKMSEGINFSDDLGRCVIMVGMPYPNIKSPELQEKMTWLDKTMPRAAGQAPSRVLIENLCMKAVNQSIGRAIRHQKDFASILLLDHRYARPAIFNKLPQWIRERTQVKPAFGSAFAELRKFHRGKSDAFVMQTREQALESTL
- the DDX11 gene encoding ATP-dependent DNA helicase DDX11 isoform X7, with translation MSKNLCVNEEVRRLGALQLINDRCMEMQKNKHEKKSDEEMEGKKRRVSRTVCPFYSYEQMQFLRDEVLVEVKDIEQLVALGRETKACPYYGSRYAIPAAQLVVLPYQMLLHEPTRNAAGIKLKDQVVIIDEAHNLIDTITCIHSAEVSGSQLCCAHSQLLQYMERYRKRLKAKNLMYIKQILYLLEQFVAVLGGNVKQNPNCQAVSQTGTVLKSINDFLFQSQIDNINLFKVQRYCEKSLISRKLFGFVERYGGPATAVKTNKENQKLAGLQNFLLTLQQGSDKEAGTPQSPPVEPENEQLRTASPLMQIEGFLSALTNANQDGRVILNRQGTVGQSSLKFLLLNPAVHFAKVVEECRAVIIAGGTMQPVADFREQLLSCAGVDPARVVEFSCGHVIPPENILPIILCSGPSNQQLEFTYQTRDLPQMMDETGRILCNLCNVVPGGVVCFFPSYEYEKQVYAHWEKTGLLTRLAAKKKIFQEPKKTNQVEQVLVEYAKCIKRCSQAGGQMTGALLLSVVGGKMSEGINFSDDLGRCVIMVGMPYPNIKSPELQEKMTWLDKTMPRAAGQAPSRVLIENLCMKAVNQSIGRAIRHQKDFASILLLDHRYARPAIFNKLPQWIRERTQVKPAFGSAFAELRKVGTFILCTATKTVSCCTHLYFPQTFTLE